TGCGGATATACCGTGGAAGGAGAAGCGCCCGATATATGCCCATTATGCGGTGCATCCAGAGATAAATTTACGGCATTCAAGTAGGGAATAAAAAGAATGAAATTTATGGGGTAATGTATATGACAAATTTTGATGAGATGGTTACTGGTGCTGTGGATAAAGTAATACCGAGTGTTGTGAACATCAGCGAAGTAAGGTTAATGAAAAATGCATATCTCCAGGTGCATCCGGTTCCGGGAGTGGGTTCCGGTTTTATATTACATGAGGACGGCCTTATACTCACCAATGCCCATGTGGTGATGGGTTCACAGGAGATAAAAGTTGCCCTGGAAGACGGAAGGGTATTCCCGGCCCAGATAAGGGGACTTGACACCATGAAAGATCTTGCGGTAATAAAGATCAACGCCAGGGGTCTGCCAGTTCCTAAGATTGCAAAAGACAACGATCTCAAAATCGGGCAGATGGCTATCGCCATAGGAAGCCCGCTTGGCCTTGTTGGAGGTCCCACTGTAACAGCAGGTGTCATAAGCGCATTGAACCGGTCTATCCAGACTGAGGTGACATTCATGGAAGGACTGATGCAGACCGACGCTGCCATTAATCCGGGAAACAGCGGAGGTCCCCTGGTTAACAGCAGCGGTGAGGTGATAGGGATTAACAGTGCCATCATACCTTTTGCCCAGGGCATCGGATTTGCCATACCAATAGAGGCTGCTATGGAAATCGCATCCCAGTTGATAGAGCATGGCGAGGTCGTCAGGCCCTGGATCAGCATGAATGCCATAGATGTCAAT
Above is a window of Candidatus Methanoperedens sp. DNA encoding:
- a CDS encoding trypsin-like serine protease — translated: MYMTNFDEMVTGAVDKVIPSVVNISEVRLMKNAYLQVHPVPGVGSGFILHEDGLILTNAHVVMGSQEIKVALEDGRVFPAQIRGLDTMKDLAVIKINARGLPVPKIAKDNDLKIGQMAIAIGSPLGLVGGPTVTAGVISALNRSIQTEVTFMEGLMQTDAAINPGNSGGPLVNSSGEVIGINSAIIPFAQGIGFAIPIEAAMEIASQLIEHGEVVRPWISMNAIDVNPKLVAYYNLPTTKGVVITDVVKGSQADRSGIEIADILIRMDGTEINNVRDIIKVLNKHRVGDIVTMEFFRGQEKVKLKTVLEKAPSVQSPQAR